The following are encoded in a window of Acinonyx jubatus isolate Ajub_Pintada_27869175 chromosome D4, VMU_Ajub_asm_v1.0, whole genome shotgun sequence genomic DNA:
- the LRRC26 gene encoding leucine-rich repeat-containing protein 26 — protein MRSLSSLSRRPSQMLLLLLLSPWSVWAQLSAAAASSGTPGTPDCPEACACAPGGQANCSRRALPAVPAGLSRRVRALLLDHNRVRALPPGAFVGADTLLRLDLRENGLRWVHARAFWSLGALQQLDLSANQLEALAPGTFSPLRALRSLSLAGNRLARLEPAALGALPLLYALSLQDNELPALAPGLLAGLPALRALRLRGNPWVCGCALRPLCSWLRRHPRPAPEAETLLCVLPGRLTLRPLTALTDAAFGHCAQRLAPRDLAVVYALGPVSFLASLAACLALGSVLTACRTRRWRDTALGPLRRALDPGPGSPAAAAQD, from the exons ATGCggagcctctcctctctctcgcgGCGGCCGTCGCagatgttgctgctgctgctgctgtcgcCGTGGTCAGTCTGGGCCCAGTTGTCGGCCGCGGCCGCCTCCTCGGGAACCCCAGGCACCCCGGACTGCCCGGAGGCGTGCGCGTGCGCGCCGGGCGGCCAGGCCAACTGCTCGAGGCGCGCGCTGCCCGCCGTGCCTGCGGGCCTGAGCCGGCGCGTGCGCGCGCTGCTGCTGGACCATAACCGTGTGCGCGCGCTGCCGCCCGGCGCTTTCGTGGGCGCTGACACGCTGCTGCGCCTGGACCTGCGCGAGAACGGGCTGCGCTGGGTGCACGCGCGGGCCTTCTGGAGCTTGGGCGCGCTGCAGCAGCTCGACCTCAGCGCCAACCAGTTGGAGGCGCTGGCGCCCGGCACCTTTTCGCCCTTGCGCGCGCTGCGTTCCCTCTCGCTGGCGGGCAATCGGCTGGCGCGCCTGGAGCCGGCGGCGCTGGGCGCGCTCCCGCTGCTGTACGCGCTCAGCCTGCAGGACAACGAGCTGCCTGCGCTCGCGCCGGGACTGCTGGCCGGCCTGCCCGCTCTCCGCGCACTGCGCCTGCGCGGCAACCCTTGGGTCTGCGGCTGCGCGCTGCGtccactctgctcctggctgCGCCGGCACCCGCGGCCGGCGCCAG AGGCCGAGACGCTGCTCTGCGTGTTGCCAGGGCGCCTGACGCTCAGACCCTTGACCGCCTTAACGGACGCCGCCTTCGGCCACTGCGCGCAGCGGCTCGCCCCCCGGGACCTGGCTGTGGTCTACGCGCTCGGGCCCGTCTCCTTTCTCGCCAGCCTGGCCGCCTGCCTGGCGCTGGGCTCCGTGCTCACCGCCTGCCGCACGCGCCGCTGGCGCGACACCGCCCTCGGCCCGCTGAGGAGAGCGCTGGACCCTGGCCCCGGGAGCCCCGCGGCCGCTGCTCAGGACTGA